One window from the genome of Salvia splendens isolate huo1 chromosome 9, SspV2, whole genome shotgun sequence encodes:
- the LOC121749466 gene encoding uncharacterized protein LOC121749466: MPKENKDEMLKVVKLRFEIPIIAEKWILSSIGLKWRTWKHHLKTRYWADVSIEHLIHDQDDRVLEDQWFNLLAYWRTDNAKTKEQGQCPTRAQLFSSCFVSSNGNSSGDVSSKIAAMAEYRDPLSEGSEDVIAPNDIFAQVVGKDRPGQVRMMGQGVCPSDVWNGTPINTSDCLLSEYREKIARLEAILGAQQRPCASQADRRPNAIASESLSLRSTTAETDQVTPIE, encoded by the exons ATGCCAAAGGAGAATAAAGATGAGATGCTCAAAGTTGTAAAG TTACGGTTCGAGATCCCTATCATTGCCGAGAAGTGGATTTTAAGCTCCATCGGACTTAAATGGAGAACTTGGAAGCATCATTTAAAAACGAGATATTGGGCTGACGTATCTATTGAGCATTTAATACATGATCAAGATGATAGAGTTTTAGAAGATCAATGGTTCAATCTTCTTGCTTATTGGAGAACCGATAATGCAAAG ACAAAGGAACAAGGACAATGCCCGACTCGTGCTCAACTGTTTAGCTCCTGTTTTGTTTCTTCAAATGGAAACTCAAGTGGTGATGTATCGAGTAAAATT GCAGCTATGGCAGAATATAGGGATCCGCTTTCGGAAGGTTCTGAAGATGTAATCGCTCCGAATGATATATTTGCCCAAGTTGTAGGGAAGGACAGACCTGGTCAAGTAAGAATGATGGGTCAAGGAGTGTGTCCCTCAGATGTATGGAATGGAACTCCTATAAACACATCAGATTGTTTACTAAGTGAGTATAGAGAAAAAATTGCACGACTAGAGGCAATACTTGGAGCACAACAAAGACCTTGTGCTTCACAAGCAGACAGAAGGCCAAATGCGATAGCATCTGAATCTCTTTCACTACGTTCTACGACGGCTGAAACTGATCAg GTGACTCCCATTGAGTAG